A stretch of Chitinophaga caeni DNA encodes these proteins:
- a CDS encoding nuclear transport factor 2 family protein: MKIQEIADRLVELCNRGEFEKALEELYSKDAESIELYDTPGFPKVTKGLDNLFDKSRRFNEIVQEFHSCEVGKPVIAGNSFSVVLSLDATYKDPKMGRNKMDEICVYVVKDGKIVSENFFM; this comes from the coding sequence ATGAAAATCCAAGAAATTGCAGATCGCCTCGTTGAGTTATGCAATCGGGGCGAGTTTGAAAAAGCATTGGAGGAACTGTATTCCAAGGATGCTGAAAGTATTGAATTATACGATACCCCTGGCTTTCCAAAGGTAACGAAGGGGCTGGATAATCTTTTTGATAAAAGCAGGCGGTTTAACGAGATCGTCCAGGAATTTCATAGTTGCGAAGTTGGCAAACCTGTCATTGCCGGCAATTCTTTTTCCGTCGTCCTTTCTCTCGATGCGACTTATAAAGATCCGAAGATGGGGCGTAATAAGATGGATGAAATTTGCGTGTATGTTGTAAAGGATGGTAAAATTGTTTCCGAGAACTTTTTCATGTAA
- a CDS encoding baeRF3 domain-containing protein, protein MKELLALLMQQKDVPAVTIMLPTHRTHPDNLQDEIQLKNLIKTAEEQLYEKYEKRTVWPILEHLQAIESDINRDYNLDALIIYATPTFAKLVKLATEVTARVVIGDSFDVRPVYKAMQQVEHYYIISISMQKIRLLEAFNNKLVQEFSNKDFPFENTQYYTSDPIRKGQGNVEDKYLMEYFNVADKRFKTYYYNNPLPVVLAGDSWNLSHYPHQMDIKDIVMGTLEGSYDHTDPGELVRMVYPVVSQVIKDRQSAYLHQIEAGQRAQRVMDDLNDIYRAATGGNAESLYLERDFFQPGRIKDGLISVSQEKDAPDVVLDLVDAVAKSGGNVVFMDPGTLSIYNGVALVTRY, encoded by the coding sequence ATGAAAGAATTACTCGCCCTCTTGATGCAGCAAAAGGATGTACCGGCAGTTACGATCATGTTGCCAACGCATAGGACTCACCCTGATAATTTACAGGATGAAATCCAGTTGAAAAATTTAATTAAAACCGCGGAAGAGCAGTTGTATGAAAAATATGAGAAAAGGACCGTTTGGCCTATTTTGGAGCATTTGCAAGCCATCGAGAGCGATATTAACCGCGATTACAACCTGGACGCGCTGATCATTTACGCAACGCCTACCTTTGCTAAGCTGGTTAAGTTGGCTACCGAAGTTACTGCCCGCGTCGTAATCGGTGATTCTTTCGATGTTAGACCGGTCTACAAAGCAATGCAACAGGTGGAGCATTACTATATTATTTCAATTAGCATGCAGAAGATCCGCTTGCTGGAAGCATTTAATAACAAGTTAGTGCAGGAGTTTAGTAATAAGGATTTTCCATTCGAGAATACGCAATATTATACTTCCGATCCGATTAGAAAGGGCCAAGGCAACGTGGAAGATAAATACCTGATGGAATATTTTAACGTGGCAGATAAGAGGTTCAAAACTTATTACTATAATAACCCCTTGCCGGTTGTATTGGCAGGTGATTCCTGGAATTTATCACATTATCCGCACCAGATGGATATCAAGGATATCGTGATGGGTACCTTGGAAGGTAGCTACGATCATACCGATCCGGGAGAATTGGTTAGGATGGTTTACCCCGTTGTGAGCCAGGTTATTAAAGATCGCCAATCTGCCTATTTGCACCAAATTGAAGCAGGGCAACGTGCACAAAGAGTAATGGACGATTTGAATGATATTTACCGGGCCGCGACCGGGGGCAATGCTGAAAGCCTTTACCTGGAAAGAGACTTTTTTCAACCTGGCCGAATAAAAGATGGACTCATCTCGGTATCTCAAGAAAAAGATGCTCCCGATGTGGTGCTGGATTTGGTGGATGCAGTTGCGAAAAGTGGCGGCAACGTGGTTTTCATGGACCCAGGTACGCTTTCAATTTATAATGGCGTTGCATTGGTAACCAGGTATTGA
- a CDS encoding ester cyclase encodes MQDLLELNKAVVRRFNYEVLQDGNLDSFAEIMHPEFINRTAPPTADNGAQGMINTVKNVLHQAFPGLKVDILEQIAEGDLVSSRKTITGKHTGNLLGIPPTGLDIKIDVMDMVRLKDGQYLEHWGLNTIPLIIAQLKDAAERMAAEK; translated from the coding sequence ATGCAAGATTTATTAGAACTAAACAAAGCGGTAGTAAGACGCTTTAATTACGAAGTATTACAGGATGGCAACCTGGATAGCTTCGCTGAAATTATGCACCCGGAATTTATCAATCGCACGGCGCCACCCACTGCTGACAACGGCGCTCAAGGTATGATTAACACGGTGAAGAATGTATTGCACCAAGCTTTCCCTGGTCTGAAAGTCGATATCCTGGAGCAAATCGCGGAAGGTGATCTCGTGTCGAGCAGGAAAACGATCACGGGTAAGCATACCGGTAACTTATTGGGAATTCCTCCCACGGGCTTAGATATCAAGATCGATGTGATGGATATGGTGCGCCTGAAAGATGGTCAATATCTTGAGCATTGGGGTTTAAATACGATCCCGTTAATCATAGCACAATTGAAAGATGCTGCTGAAAGGATGGCCGCGGAAAAGTAA
- a CDS encoding B12-binding domain-containing radical SAM protein: MSATVLLITPPFTQLNTPYPATAYLKGFLNTKGISSFQVDLGIEVTVALFSSGGLTTLFQQLNQNPREWDANIQRILALQDDYIQTIDDVISFLQGHNPTLAHRICKRAFLPEAGRFSQLEDIHWAFGSMGIQDQAKHLATMYLEDLSDLIMTTVDEHFGFSRYAERLGRSANSFDELYQALQAPFTYIDQLTIALLQQHLETVQPELVALSVPFPGNLYTSLRCGQFIKKHYPKVKVAMGGGFANTELRSISDPRVFEFYDFITLDDGEAPVEQLVKFVQGDIPRDALKRTFLLDEQQVIFINNTACKDYKQSEVGTPDYSDFLLGKYISAIEVINPMHRLWSDGRWNKLTMAHGCYWGKCTFCDISLDYIKIYEPIAASMICDRMETIMQQTGQTGFHFVDEAAPPSLMKAVALEIIKRKLTLSWWTNIRFEKSFTRDLCLLLKQSGCIAVSGGLEVASDRLLALIQKGITVAQVAQVNRNFMEAGIMVHAYLMYGFPTQTAQETIDSLEMVRQMFKTGILQSAFWHQFAMTAHSPVGIDPAAFGVKKEKELMGTFANNDIVHIDEQGADHEMFSFGLKKSLFNFMHGLCLDDPLQKWFDFKVPKTKVAPDFIEQSLEEIQYQTKKSNTKVVFTGKLPSLEIVTKSKKGQQWEVCSLTFQGLKSSHNIQVSPGQGKWLRAMLGELQPNRAKLYSLQEISQSYEAAGLEDFELFWDNKPVNTLHKVGLLQV, from the coding sequence TTGAGCGCGACAGTATTATTAATCACACCTCCATTTACACAACTCAATACCCCCTACCCGGCAACGGCTTACCTGAAAGGCTTCCTGAATACGAAGGGAATCAGCTCTTTCCAGGTTGATCTGGGCATAGAAGTAACGGTAGCCCTGTTCTCGTCGGGAGGTTTAACCACGCTCTTCCAACAACTAAATCAAAATCCCCGGGAATGGGATGCTAACATTCAACGGATATTAGCTTTACAAGATGATTATATCCAAACCATCGATGATGTAATTTCCTTCCTTCAAGGTCATAATCCTACCCTGGCGCACCGAATTTGCAAAAGGGCCTTTTTACCGGAAGCCGGTCGATTTTCCCAATTGGAGGATATCCACTGGGCATTCGGCAGCATGGGGATACAAGATCAAGCTAAGCACCTGGCCACGATGTACCTTGAAGATCTTTCGGATTTAATTATGACAACCGTAGATGAACATTTCGGTTTCAGTAGGTACGCGGAAAGGTTAGGAAGATCAGCAAATAGCTTTGATGAGCTTTATCAGGCTTTGCAAGCCCCTTTTACTTATATAGATCAACTTACAATAGCATTATTACAACAACACCTGGAAACCGTGCAGCCGGAATTGGTAGCCCTTTCTGTCCCGTTTCCCGGCAATCTTTATACCTCCCTACGTTGCGGTCAATTCATCAAGAAGCATTATCCCAAGGTGAAAGTGGCCATGGGTGGTGGATTTGCCAATACCGAATTACGGTCAATCTCGGATCCGAGGGTGTTTGAATTTTACGACTTCATCACCTTGGATGATGGAGAAGCGCCGGTAGAGCAATTGGTAAAATTCGTTCAAGGCGACATTCCCAGGGATGCATTGAAAAGGACGTTTTTACTCGATGAACAGCAGGTAATCTTTATCAATAACACGGCCTGCAAGGATTATAAACAAAGCGAGGTCGGCACCCCGGATTACAGCGATTTTTTGCTTGGTAAATATATATCCGCTATAGAGGTGATCAACCCTATGCACCGCCTTTGGAGTGATGGCAGGTGGAATAAATTAACGATGGCGCATGGTTGCTATTGGGGCAAATGTACATTCTGCGATATTTCGCTTGATTATATAAAGATTTACGAACCTATTGCCGCAAGCATGATTTGCGACCGCATGGAAACCATCATGCAACAAACGGGGCAAACAGGCTTTCACTTCGTGGATGAAGCGGCGCCGCCTTCGCTGATGAAAGCGGTTGCACTGGAAATTATTAAGCGTAAACTAACCCTCAGCTGGTGGACGAACATCCGTTTCGAAAAAAGTTTCACAAGGGATTTGTGTTTGCTCTTGAAACAGTCCGGCTGTATTGCCGTATCTGGCGGTTTGGAAGTGGCTTCAGACAGGTTGTTGGCATTAATTCAAAAAGGGATTACCGTTGCGCAAGTAGCCCAGGTAAATCGCAATTTCATGGAAGCCGGTATCATGGTTCATGCGTACCTGATGTATGGATTTCCAACGCAAACAGCACAGGAAACCATCGATTCACTGGAAATGGTCCGGCAGATGTTCAAAACCGGGATCTTGCAATCCGCCTTTTGGCATCAATTCGCGATGACAGCTCATAGCCCGGTGGGCATAGACCCGGCAGCCTTCGGGGTAAAGAAAGAAAAAGAATTGATGGGCACTTTCGCAAATAATGATATCGTCCATATCGATGAGCAAGGCGCTGATCATGAAATGTTTAGTTTCGGGCTGAAAAAGTCTTTATTCAATTTCATGCACGGACTTTGCCTTGATGATCCCTTGCAAAAGTGGTTTGATTTCAAAGTACCCAAAACGAAAGTGGCCCCGGATTTTATCGAGCAGTCCCTTGAAGAAATTCAATATCAAACGAAGAAATCAAACACCAAGGTCGTATTTACCGGTAAACTACCCTCGCTTGAGATAGTTACCAAATCAAAGAAAGGGCAGCAATGGGAAGTTTGCAGCCTTACTTTCCAAGGATTGAAAAGTTCACATAATATCCAAGTATCCCCGGGGCAAGGAAAATGGCTTAGGGCAATGCTCGGAGAATTACAGCCCAACCGGGCCAAGTTATATTCCTTGCAAGAAATCAGCCAGTCATACGAAGCGGCCGGTTTAGAAGATTTCGAATTATTTTGGGATAATAAGCCGGTAAACACACTTCATAAAGTAGGCTTATTACAGGTATAA
- a CDS encoding glycosyl-4,4'-diaponeurosporenoate acyltransferase CrtO family protein yields MLENRHISRRQSYTEGKRLASLYNIIPNMIWTVLHLTPVTVYCFSDLPLKYLYIFGGISIVFAALPHRFYFWIQLSNRIRVYHKVGILLIRKFSQDGDWVNQAVRRRYPNYTVIFRRQDIDGYIAKTYFFERFHMLLWIFMLAVSIYAAVEKDWIWAIIIFLNNILYNLYPIFLQQYNRLRVLRILSKSKKI; encoded by the coding sequence ATGTTAGAAAATAGACATATATCCAGGCGGCAATCTTATACCGAAGGGAAAAGGTTAGCTTCTTTATATAATATTATTCCTAATATGATATGGACGGTTTTGCATCTTACGCCGGTAACCGTGTATTGCTTTTCAGATTTACCTTTGAAATATTTATACATATTCGGGGGGATCAGCATTGTATTCGCGGCTTTACCGCACCGTTTTTATTTCTGGATTCAATTATCTAACCGGATCAGGGTTTACCATAAAGTTGGCATCTTGTTGATCCGGAAATTTAGCCAGGACGGTGATTGGGTCAACCAGGCCGTTAGGAGGCGTTACCCTAACTATACGGTCATTTTCAGGCGGCAGGATATCGATGGCTATATTGCTAAAACATACTTCTTCGAACGTTTCCATATGTTGCTATGGATTTTTATGTTGGCGGTTTCAATTTATGCTGCCGTAGAAAAGGATTGGATTTGGGCTATCATCATTTTTCTAAATAATATTCTTTATAATTTATATCCAATATTCTTACAACAATACAACCGGTTGAGGGTATTGCGTATTTTATCGAAAAGCAAGAAAATATGA
- a CDS encoding DEAD/DEAH box helicase, translating to MSFRSLNINTPLLNALDEMGLETPTAIQEKSFSVIMSGRDVCGIAQTGTGKTFAYLVPILRQMKFTKEKNPSVLILVPTRELVAQVVEASNKLNAYTSFKTIGVFGGVNMNPQMEAVKEGANIIVATPGRLYDIVLSGALKLKSVKKLVIDEVDEMLNLGFKVQLNNILDLLPPKRQNLLFSATLSPEVEEIMDTHFEFPERVEAAPAGTPVENILQLYYGVPNFYTKVNLLEYLLSNDESMNKVLVFASTKKMADELFEALLPKFENQMGVMHANKDQKYRFNTVNQFKEGTYRFIIATDLVARGIDIEGVSHVINFDTPDVPASYIHRIGRTGRADKKGVAITFTSPAETANKEAIEASMGQSIEKVEFPAEVTIETRLTEDEMPKIPVKNLPSAKLPKWEPGGPAFHEKKAKNKKVNRKISHADKMRVKYGKPKTRGAKKK from the coding sequence ATGTCATTTAGATCCTTAAATATCAATACGCCGTTACTGAATGCTTTGGACGAGATGGGCTTGGAAACGCCCACCGCGATCCAGGAGAAGTCTTTTTCCGTTATCATGTCGGGTCGGGATGTGTGCGGGATTGCGCAAACAGGCACCGGGAAAACCTTTGCTTACTTGGTTCCAATTCTTAGGCAGATGAAATTTACGAAGGAAAAGAACCCTTCCGTATTGATATTGGTACCGACGAGGGAGCTCGTTGCGCAGGTAGTGGAAGCATCGAATAAATTGAATGCCTATACGAGCTTTAAGACCATCGGCGTATTCGGTGGCGTTAATATGAACCCGCAGATGGAAGCCGTGAAAGAGGGCGCGAATATTATCGTGGCCACACCGGGGCGATTATATGACATCGTTTTGAGCGGCGCTTTAAAGTTGAAGTCCGTCAAGAAATTGGTAATAGATGAGGTCGATGAAATGTTGAACCTCGGCTTTAAAGTTCAACTGAATAATATCTTGGACTTGCTGCCACCCAAGCGTCAAAATTTGCTTTTCTCTGCTACCTTATCCCCGGAGGTAGAAGAAATTATGGATACCCATTTCGAGTTCCCGGAACGGGTAGAAGCTGCGCCGGCCGGTACTCCTGTTGAAAATATTTTGCAACTTTATTACGGGGTGCCGAACTTTTATACCAAGGTAAACCTCTTGGAATATTTATTATCGAACGATGAAAGTATGAATAAAGTTCTCGTGTTCGCTAGTACGAAGAAAATGGCCGATGAGCTTTTTGAAGCCTTGTTGCCCAAGTTTGAGAACCAGATGGGCGTGATGCATGCCAACAAGGATCAAAAATACCGCTTCAACACGGTTAACCAGTTCAAGGAAGGAACCTACCGCTTCATCATCGCAACCGATTTAGTTGCGCGCGGCATCGATATAGAAGGCGTATCCCATGTCATCAATTTTGATACCCCGGATGTCCCGGCGAGTTATATTCACCGTATCGGTAGAACCGGCCGTGCCGATAAAAAAGGCGTGGCAATTACATTCACTAGTCCCGCGGAGACGGCCAACAAGGAAGCGATTGAAGCATCTATGGGACAATCGATCGAGAAAGTCGAATTCCCGGCTGAAGTGACTATTGAAACCCGCCTTACAGAAGACGAGATGCCCAAGATTCCCGTGAAGAACCTGCCTTCGGCAAAACTACCGAAATGGGAGCCCGGTGGACCTGCATTCCATGAAAAGAAAGCCAAGAATAAAAAAGTAAATCGTAAAATCAGCCATGCGGATAAAATGCGGGTAAAATATGGCAAACCCAAAACGAGAGGCGCTAAAAAGAAGTAA
- a CDS encoding 3-keto-disaccharide hydrolase has product MKKYLCYLLAGCLFTACQNSGSKTGHAEWQYLFNGKDLNDWIVKIHHHETGDNYGQTFRVQDSMLLVRYDQYDHFNEQFGHIYYKTPFSRYHLKFEYRFTGKWRQDAPGYTILNSGVMYHSQDPRTMPKEQDWPISVEMQLLGGLDDGQPRPTGNMCSPGTHVVYEGKLDQRHCIDSHSKTYRGDQWVKAELIVYGDSLVQHIINGDTVLQYSQPQIGGAVVNRYDSTQKIDGKILSSGYIAFQSEGQPIDFKNIMIKDLSK; this is encoded by the coding sequence ATGAAGAAATATTTATGCTACTTGTTGGCAGGTTGTTTATTTACAGCTTGCCAAAACTCCGGATCTAAAACGGGACATGCCGAATGGCAATATTTATTCAACGGCAAAGATCTTAACGATTGGATTGTCAAGATTCACCACCACGAAACCGGCGATAATTACGGGCAAACATTCAGGGTGCAGGACAGCATGTTACTGGTTCGCTATGACCAGTACGATCATTTTAATGAACAGTTCGGGCATATTTATTACAAAACGCCTTTCTCAAGATACCACCTCAAGTTCGAGTACCGCTTTACCGGTAAATGGCGGCAAGATGCACCCGGCTACACGATCCTCAACAGCGGGGTAATGTACCATTCCCAAGATCCCCGTACCATGCCAAAGGAGCAGGATTGGCCCATCTCGGTAGAAATGCAGTTATTGGGTGGTTTGGATGATGGCCAGCCACGCCCTACAGGTAATATGTGTTCACCAGGTACGCATGTAGTTTATGAAGGAAAATTAGATCAACGCCATTGCATAGATTCCCATTCCAAGACTTACCGGGGCGATCAATGGGTGAAGGCTGAATTGATAGTGTACGGAGATTCATTGGTACAACATATTATAAACGGGGATACAGTTTTGCAATATAGCCAACCACAAATTGGCGGAGCTGTCGTGAATCGCTACGACAGTACCCAAAAAATAGATGGCAAAATATTGTCATCCGGTTACATCGCCTTTCAAAGTGAAGGCCAACCCATTGATTTCAAGAATATTATGATCAAGGATTTGTCAAAATAA
- the purU gene encoding formyltetrahydrofolate deformylase, with product MVILIQSTDQVGLVAAISSVLAKQGWNIISLREYVDPSTTRFFIRIETSGQVNDAEALLLQRELSGILPATATVQVNPIALKKIVVMVTKEHHCLSDLLVRHHFKELGASIQCVIGNHPDLEDLCQRFDVPFYAVAAEGKDKAGFEAGITSIIDQYQPDFIVLAKFMRILSAAFNAKYPLKIINIHHSFLPAFIGANPYKQAFERGVKLIGATAHFVTDDLDEGPIIFQEIIPVNHTYNAQKMRQAGKEIEMAVLARALQLVFDDRVFVFRNKTVVFD from the coding sequence ATGGTTATCCTCATACAAAGTACAGATCAAGTAGGCTTGGTAGCAGCTATTTCAAGTGTGTTAGCAAAGCAGGGGTGGAACATCATTTCCCTAAGGGAATACGTGGATCCGTCAACAACCAGGTTTTTTATAAGGATAGAGACATCCGGCCAGGTTAATGATGCGGAGGCCTTGTTATTGCAGCGGGAATTATCGGGGATTTTGCCAGCCACGGCTACCGTCCAGGTGAACCCGATCGCACTTAAAAAAATAGTGGTAATGGTTACCAAGGAGCATCATTGTCTTTCCGATTTATTGGTGCGCCATCATTTTAAAGAATTGGGGGCATCTATTCAATGTGTGATTGGAAATCATCCTGATTTGGAGGATTTGTGCCAGCGTTTCGATGTGCCGTTTTATGCAGTCGCAGCAGAAGGGAAAGATAAAGCCGGTTTCGAAGCAGGTATTACAAGTATAATCGATCAATACCAACCTGACTTTATAGTCTTGGCAAAATTTATGCGGATATTAAGCGCTGCATTTAACGCGAAATATCCCTTGAAGATTATCAATATCCACCATTCATTCTTACCGGCTTTCATCGGCGCTAACCCGTATAAACAGGCATTTGAAAGAGGTGTGAAGTTGATCGGCGCTACGGCACATTTCGTTACTGATGATCTTGATGAAGGGCCTATTATCTTCCAGGAAATAATTCCTGTAAACCATACTTACAATGCCCAGAAAATGCGCCAGGCCGGCAAGGAAATAGAGATGGCAGTATTGGCGAGGGCTTTGCAATTAGTATTCGATGACCGGGTGTTCGTATTTAGAAATAAAACAGTGGTATTTGATTAA
- a CDS encoding sensor histidine kinase, whose amino-acid sequence MAIFPTLYRFAKRTWHYIVNVGVYEGMPFIESRRTKLLNLITIPCIPFMFYFGCLNVYQGRYLLSIVNFTTTSIGIAVFFLHQSRRYVTARFQMIILSILLYTFTGVYFHNGSEYFLLNILIVSILVYDHKWIVTGLSMLIITAFLFIIFMPQDKVWADPVPTQRVWVNVGMAISFIAVALAYFKYIQSDYQKEIEHQRQALANMNKDKEKLFSIVAHDIRSPLATLEVLLEMFQKGEYPEKEMVEAAAALHQKVSQLGGTLDNLLRWSTKSMKGIQTQPQDFLIDPLLNEVIGFFQMILQQKNIQLLIEHQEPVAVYADRDQVSVILRNVLSNAIKFSPAGSQVKVAFFQQDDLAIIEVMDHGQGMSSKQLKSLFTFNSTPSYGTHGERGSGLGLMLCIEFIKSNNGTIDIQSKVDQGTRIRIGLPKGNLMAKMNASPPALSN is encoded by the coding sequence ATGGCCATTTTCCCTACCTTATATCGATTTGCAAAACGTACCTGGCACTACATCGTCAACGTAGGTGTTTATGAGGGTATGCCGTTTATCGAATCGCGGCGCACCAAGTTGCTGAACTTGATTACCATCCCTTGTATACCTTTTATGTTTTACTTCGGCTGCTTAAATGTTTACCAAGGCAGGTACTTGCTTTCAATAGTCAATTTCACAACCACCTCGATAGGTATTGCCGTATTTTTCCTGCACCAATCAAGGCGTTACGTTACGGCAAGGTTCCAAATGATTATTTTAAGTATCCTTTTATACACTTTTACGGGTGTATATTTTCATAATGGTTCCGAATACTTCCTGCTTAATATCTTGATCGTTTCCATCCTCGTATATGATCATAAATGGATCGTTACGGGTTTAAGTATGTTGATTATTACCGCCTTCCTCTTTATCATTTTTATGCCCCAGGATAAGGTTTGGGCAGATCCCGTTCCTACGCAAAGGGTTTGGGTCAACGTGGGAATGGCTATTTCTTTCATTGCCGTTGCATTGGCCTATTTCAAATATATTCAATCCGATTACCAGAAGGAAATCGAGCATCAACGGCAAGCCCTTGCTAACATGAACAAGGACAAGGAAAAATTGTTCTCCATCGTGGCGCATGATATCCGTAGCCCATTGGCCACATTGGAAGTTTTGCTGGAGATGTTTCAAAAAGGAGAATACCCGGAAAAAGAGATGGTAGAGGCCGCGGCTGCCTTGCACCAAAAGGTTTCACAACTCGGGGGCACCTTGGATAACCTACTCCGCTGGAGCACCAAAAGTATGAAAGGCATCCAAACGCAACCGCAAGATTTCCTCATAGATCCCTTACTGAACGAGGTAATTGGTTTTTTCCAGATGATACTACAGCAAAAGAACATTCAACTACTTATCGAACATCAAGAACCGGTAGCTGTATACGCTGACCGGGACCAGGTTTCAGTAATACTGCGTAATGTACTTAGCAACGCCATTAAATTCAGCCCTGCCGGGTCACAGGTTAAAGTTGCGTTCTTTCAACAAGATGACCTAGCTATTATCGAGGTAATGGATCATGGCCAAGGGATGAGTAGCAAGCAATTGAAATCGCTGTTTACGTTTAACAGCACCCCTTCTTACGGTACCCATGGAGAAAGGGGCAGCGGTCTTGGTTTAATGCTTTGTATAGAATTTATCAAGTCAAATAATGGCACCATCGATATACAAAGCAAGGTTGACCAGGGAACCCGCATCAGGATTGGCCTTCCCAAAGGAAACCTCATGGCAAAAATGAACGCCTCCCCACCCGCTTTGTCCAATTGA
- a CDS encoding alkene reductase, with product MDHQLFEPYQLGRLQLKNRIVMAPMTRSRAIDNLPNELISTYYQQRASAGLIIVEGTAPSINGCGYCRIPGIYTEEQVKAWQQVTTAVHGKGGHIFLQIMHTGRVAHPHNIPEGGNILAPSAIAIKNGHIYTDKAGMQPYALPKEMDQEDIDNAIEEHVTAAKNAVAAGFDGIELHAAYGYLVEQFLSPNSNRRTDAYGGSPVKRAKFLLDLCSALSEAIGADRLGVRISPYNTALDIGAYPEPDIVETYRGIAGHLNDLQVNYLHISSQPQLPASFLKMLRSRFNGSIIICGQMDNEKAQEVIAQNLADLVAFGKPFLANPDFVERLKNQLPLNEARPHLYFTPGEEGLIDYPFYQA from the coding sequence ATGGATCATCAATTATTTGAACCTTACCAACTAGGAAGACTGCAATTAAAGAATAGGATCGTGATGGCCCCGATGACGAGGAGCAGGGCAATCGACAATCTCCCCAATGAGCTGATCAGCACCTATTACCAACAGCGTGCCAGCGCCGGGTTGATTATCGTGGAAGGTACAGCCCCGTCTATCAACGGTTGTGGCTATTGCAGGATTCCCGGGATTTATACCGAAGAACAAGTAAAGGCATGGCAACAAGTTACCACCGCGGTACACGGTAAAGGGGGGCATATTTTCTTGCAAATCATGCATACCGGGCGGGTGGCACATCCACATAATATTCCGGAAGGCGGTAACATCCTGGCCCCATCAGCCATCGCTATAAAAAATGGACATATCTATACGGATAAGGCCGGGATGCAACCTTACGCCCTCCCGAAAGAAATGGATCAAGAAGATATCGATAACGCTATTGAAGAGCACGTAACCGCGGCAAAGAACGCGGTAGCAGCCGGGTTCGATGGAATCGAGTTACATGCAGCCTACGGGTACCTGGTCGAACAATTCCTGAGTCCGAATAGCAACCGGCGTACCGATGCATATGGCGGATCCCCGGTTAAAAGGGCCAAGTTCTTACTAGATTTATGCAGCGCATTAAGCGAAGCTATCGGTGCAGACAGGCTCGGCGTGCGCATCTCCCCGTATAATACGGCGCTGGATATAGGCGCCTACCCGGAACCTGATATAGTGGAAACTTACCGTGGCATCGCGGGGCATTTAAACGACTTACAAGTTAATTATCTACATATTTCATCGCAACCGCAGCTCCCCGCTTCCTTTTTAAAAATGCTGCGTAGCAGGTTTAACGGGAGTATCATTATTTGCGGGCAGATGGACAATGAAAAAGCACAGGAAGTAATAGCCCAAAACCTGGCTGACCTCGTAGCGTTTGGAAAACCATTCCTGGCCAATCCCGATTTCGTGGAGAGGCTTAAAAATCAATTGCCGCTAAATGAAGCTAGGCCACACTTGTATTTCACACCGGGAGAGGAAGGTTTGATCGATTATCCATTTTATCAAGCTTAA